One genomic region from Halomicrobium zhouii encodes:
- the mfnA gene encoding tyrosine decarboxylase MfnA: MQRAAPQDFDRVLSSMCTEPHPAAREAAERFLATNPGDPGTYEQVAELEREAVERLGAITGLSDPAGYVTSGGTEANIQAVRVARNRASDSTEDPNVVAPEHVHFSFRKAAELLGVELRTAPTTGHRADVDAMAELVDDDTVALVGVAGTTEYGFVDPIPAIADLAADAGALCHVDAAWGGFYLPFTDHEWGFDHAAVDTLTIDPHKVGQAAVPAGGLLARSADLLDELAIDTPYLESTSQVTLTGTRSGAGVASAVAAMDALWSEGYREQYERSMANAEWLADQLDARGHDVVGPELPLVAADLSVPMTAELRERGWRVSKTGAGEMRVVCMPHVTRSMLRSFVADLDWY, encoded by the coding sequence ATGCAGCGGGCCGCCCCCCAGGACTTCGACCGCGTGCTCTCCTCGATGTGCACGGAACCGCACCCGGCGGCCCGCGAGGCGGCGGAACGATTCCTCGCGACGAACCCCGGCGACCCCGGGACCTACGAACAGGTCGCCGAACTCGAGCGCGAGGCCGTCGAGCGACTTGGCGCCATCACTGGCCTGTCCGACCCGGCGGGCTACGTCACCAGCGGCGGGACGGAGGCCAACATCCAGGCGGTCCGCGTCGCTCGCAACCGCGCCAGCGACTCGACGGAGGACCCGAACGTCGTCGCGCCCGAGCACGTCCACTTCTCGTTCCGGAAGGCCGCGGAGCTACTCGGCGTCGAGTTGCGGACCGCACCGACGACGGGACACCGGGCCGACGTCGACGCGATGGCGGAACTCGTCGACGACGACACGGTGGCCCTCGTCGGCGTCGCCGGCACCACGGAGTACGGCTTCGTCGACCCGATTCCGGCCATCGCCGACCTTGCCGCCGACGCCGGCGCGCTCTGCCACGTCGACGCGGCCTGGGGCGGTTTCTACCTCCCCTTCACCGACCACGAGTGGGGCTTCGACCACGCCGCCGTCGATACGCTCACCATCGACCCCCACAAGGTCGGCCAGGCGGCCGTGCCTGCGGGGGGCCTGCTCGCCCGCTCCGCTGACCTACTGGACGAACTCGCCATCGACACGCCGTACCTCGAATCGACCAGTCAGGTCACCCTCACGGGGACCCGCTCCGGCGCCGGCGTCGCCAGCGCCGTCGCGGCGATGGACGCGCTCTGGTCCGAGGGGTACCGGGAGCAGTACGAGCGCTCGATGGCCAACGCCGAGTGGCTGGCCGACCAGCTGGACGCCCGCGGCCACGACGTCGTCGGCCCCGAACTCCCGCTCGTCGCCGCGGACCTGTCCGTCCCGATGACGGCCGAACTCCGCGAGCGGGGCTGGCGCGTCTCCAAGACCGGCGCCGGCGAGATGCGCGTCGTCTGCATGCCCCACGTCACCCGGTCGATGCTCCGGTCGTTCGTCGCCGACCTGGACTGGTACTGA
- the ppsA gene encoding phosphoenolpyruvate synthase: protein MALRWLDDITADDLDSVGGKAASLGELTAAGLPVPPAFVVTADTYRSFIEDTGIDVELFEVVDVDTDDSQALAAAAERAQELILETGVPDHVRDEIVGAYDDLGHDVVAVRSSATAEDLPDASFAGQQETFLNVERADLLQRVKECWASLFTQRAIYYRQEQGFAHDVVDIAVVVQAMVDADTSGVLFTSHPSTGAPTSIIEAAWGLGEAVVSGAVSPDNYVVDRESGDLEEVTVADKKMMYVRDGGETVERAVPDEKREQRVLDDDDVDRLVTLGERIEDHYETPQDVEWAIFDDDVYLLQSRPITTIDEAIDAPADGNDSHSIDTDADSASVSADAGLADGGAMTSQEEGILADGLGAGPGSATGDVRIVTKLDQLDKVESGDIIVTEMTTPDMVPAMKRAAGLVTDEGGMTSHAAIVSRELGVPAVVGTNDATARLQDGQRVIIDGERGTVRPASAEGSSDGGDDGDETQTATGPDGQSGKSVDTQSGSTGQPATKPMTGTEIKVNVSIPAAAERAAATGADGVGLLRIEHMILSTSKTPERYIADHGERAYVDEIVDGVRTVAESFYPRPVRVRTLDAPTDEFRQLDGGEDEPNEHNPMLGYRGIRRSLDRPETFRLELEAFRRLYDMGYDNVELMLPLVTDAEDVLRAKAIMEDVGLDPEKRSWGVMVETPASALSIESICEAGIDFASFGTNDLTQYTLAVDRNNENVADRFDELHPAVLELISSTIETCREHDVATSICGQAGSKPEMVRHLVNSGVTSISANIDAVFDVQQEVKRVEQRLLLESVR, encoded by the coding sequence ATGGCGCTACGATGGCTCGACGACATTACGGCCGACGACCTCGACTCGGTCGGCGGCAAGGCGGCGTCCCTCGGTGAACTCACGGCAGCCGGGCTCCCCGTACCGCCCGCGTTCGTCGTCACCGCGGACACGTATCGCTCCTTCATCGAAGACACCGGCATCGACGTCGAACTGTTCGAGGTGGTCGACGTCGACACCGACGACTCGCAGGCGCTCGCGGCGGCCGCCGAACGCGCGCAGGAACTGATTCTGGAGACCGGGGTCCCCGACCACGTCCGCGACGAGATCGTCGGCGCCTACGACGACCTGGGCCACGACGTCGTCGCGGTTCGGTCCTCTGCGACGGCGGAGGACCTGCCCGACGCCTCGTTCGCCGGCCAGCAAGAGACGTTCCTCAACGTCGAGCGCGCGGACCTCCTCCAGCGCGTCAAAGAGTGCTGGGCCTCGCTGTTCACCCAGCGAGCCATCTACTACCGCCAGGAACAGGGGTTCGCCCACGACGTCGTCGACATCGCCGTCGTCGTCCAGGCGATGGTCGACGCCGACACGAGCGGCGTCCTGTTCACGAGCCACCCCTCGACCGGCGCGCCCACGTCAATCATCGAGGCCGCGTGGGGCCTGGGCGAGGCCGTCGTCTCGGGCGCCGTCTCGCCGGACAACTACGTCGTCGACCGCGAGTCAGGCGACCTCGAGGAGGTCACCGTCGCCGACAAGAAGATGATGTACGTCCGCGACGGCGGCGAGACGGTCGAGCGCGCCGTCCCCGACGAGAAACGGGAGCAGCGCGTCCTGGACGACGACGACGTCGACCGACTGGTGACGCTCGGTGAGCGTATCGAGGACCACTACGAAACCCCGCAGGACGTCGAGTGGGCCATCTTCGACGACGACGTCTACCTGCTCCAGTCCCGGCCCATCACCACCATCGACGAAGCTATCGACGCGCCTGCCGACGGAAACGACTCACACTCCATCGATACGGACGCTGACTCTGCCAGCGTCAGCGCCGACGCGGGCCTGGCCGACGGCGGCGCGATGACGAGTCAGGAGGAAGGCATCCTCGCCGACGGTCTCGGTGCCGGCCCCGGCTCGGCGACGGGCGACGTCCGCATCGTCACCAAGCTCGACCAGCTGGACAAGGTCGAGTCGGGCGACATCATCGTCACCGAGATGACGACGCCGGACATGGTGCCCGCGATGAAACGCGCCGCCGGGCTCGTTACGGACGAGGGCGGGATGACCTCCCACGCAGCCATCGTCTCGCGCGAACTCGGCGTCCCCGCGGTCGTCGGGACGAACGACGCGACGGCGCGCCTCCAGGACGGCCAGCGTGTCATCATCGACGGTGAACGCGGGACCGTCCGCCCGGCCAGCGCGGAGGGTTCCAGCGATGGCGGTGACGATGGCGACGAAACCCAGACTGCGACGGGGCCGGACGGCCAGTCCGGCAAGTCTGTCGACACGCAGTCCGGATCCACCGGCCAGCCCGCGACGAAGCCGATGACCGGCACGGAGATCAAGGTCAACGTCTCGATCCCGGCCGCGGCCGAGCGGGCCGCAGCGACCGGCGCCGACGGCGTGGGCCTGCTCCGCATCGAGCACATGATCCTCTCGACGAGCAAGACGCCCGAGCGCTACATCGCCGACCACGGCGAGCGCGCCTACGTCGACGAGATCGTCGACGGCGTCCGCACCGTCGCCGAGTCGTTCTACCCGCGACCGGTACGGGTCCGGACGCTCGACGCGCCCACCGACGAGTTCCGCCAGCTCGACGGCGGCGAGGACGAGCCCAACGAGCACAACCCCATGCTCGGCTATCGGGGCATCCGCCGCAGCCTCGACCGGCCCGAGACCTTCCGGCTGGAACTGGAAGCGTTCCGCCGGCTGTACGACATGGGCTACGACAACGTCGAGTTGATGCTCCCGCTCGTCACCGACGCCGAGGACGTCCTGCGGGCGAAGGCAATCATGGAGGACGTCGGCCTCGACCCCGAAAAGCGCTCCTGGGGCGTCATGGTCGAGACGCCGGCCAGCGCGCTCTCCATCGAATCCATCTGCGAGGCCGGCATCGACTTCGCCAGCTTCGGAACGAACGACCTCACCCAGTACACCCTCGCCGTGGACCGGAACAACGAGAACGTCGCCGACCGGTTCGACGAACTCCACCCCGCCGTCCTCGAACTCATCAGTAGCACTATCGAGACCTGTCGCGAGCACGACGTGGCGACGAGCATCTGCGGCCAGGCGGGCTCGAAGCCCGAGATGGTACGCCACCTCGTCAACAGCGGCGTCACCTCCATCAGCGCCAACATCGACGCCGTCTTCGACGTCCAGCAGGAGGTCAAGCGCGTCGAACAGCGCCTGCTGCTGGAGTCGGTGCGGTAG
- a CDS encoding PhzF family phenazine biosynthesis protein, whose amino-acid sequence MDTRQAVLVDAFADEPMAGNPAGVLPDASDLSEDQMQAIAGELGASETAFVVPSEEADRRLRYFTPEREVDLCGHATVAAHAYLFERAVVDDGTHTLETAAGTFDIELTIDGTVWMEQANAELGRVDVDEQEAADALGVDVASLRDVGADVPIGKVSTGMPFLMVPINYFEHLSNADPDMTAIEELCERTGCEGLYAFTFDTLDMDSTVHARAFVPLAGIPEDPVTGTAAGALGAYLRRHNAMDGEFDEILVEQGHFLDRPGTVRVESDGDEVRVGGRAVTTFDGDLVIPDDDEDEIIEI is encoded by the coding sequence ATGGACACTCGGCAAGCAGTATTAGTCGACGCGTTCGCGGACGAGCCGATGGCCGGGAATCCGGCCGGCGTCCTGCCGGACGCGTCCGACCTGAGCGAAGACCAGATGCAGGCGATCGCGGGTGAACTCGGGGCCAGCGAGACGGCGTTCGTGGTCCCTTCCGAGGAGGCGGACCGACGGCTGCGCTACTTCACGCCCGAACGAGAGGTGGATCTGTGCGGGCACGCCACGGTAGCGGCCCACGCCTACCTGTTCGAGCGGGCCGTCGTCGACGACGGGACCCACACCCTCGAAACGGCGGCGGGGACCTTCGACATCGAACTCACCATCGACGGCACCGTGTGGATGGAGCAGGCGAACGCCGAGCTCGGCCGGGTCGACGTCGACGAGCAGGAGGCCGCAGACGCGCTGGGCGTCGACGTGGCGTCGTTGCGCGACGTCGGCGCTGACGTGCCCATCGGAAAGGTTTCGACCGGCATGCCGTTCCTCATGGTACCGATCAACTACTTCGAGCACCTGAGCAACGCCGACCCGGACATGACCGCGATCGAGGAGCTCTGCGAACGAACCGGCTGCGAGGGGCTCTACGCGTTCACCTTCGACACGCTCGACATGGACTCGACGGTCCACGCGCGGGCGTTCGTGCCGCTGGCGGGCATCCCGGAAGACCCGGTCACGGGGACGGCCGCGGGCGCGCTGGGTGCCTATCTCCGTCGGCACAACGCGATGGACGGAGAGTTCGACGAGATACTCGTCGAGCAGGGACACTTCCTCGACCGGCCGGGAACGGTCCGGGTGGAGTCCGACGGGGACGAGGTGCGCGTGGGCGGGCGCGCGGTGACGACGTTCGACGGCGACCTCGTGATCCCCGACGACGACGAGGACGAGATAATCGAGATCTGA
- a CDS encoding phosphoribosyltransferase, with product MSDLPDDFSCTITNWEYIYGLCRDVADEIKRAEFEPDVVVALARGGWFAGRCLCDFLGLDDLTSLKMEHYVGTAQKSGEAEVRYPMPAGSVEGKDVLIIDDIADTGGSISRAHEYVTDRDCGEVRTATLQLLDTSEFQPDFVGERLEEWTWVVYPWNFIEDMIELVEGAMERADEDVLEEEAVRGLLRTYHDVDRIEMEIAQPDRLGEVLTEMERRDVVDWTGDGWSLVE from the coding sequence ATGAGCGACCTGCCGGACGACTTCTCGTGTACCATCACGAACTGGGAGTACATCTACGGGCTCTGTCGGGACGTCGCGGACGAGATCAAGCGCGCCGAGTTCGAACCGGACGTGGTCGTCGCGCTGGCCCGCGGCGGCTGGTTCGCCGGGCGTTGCCTGTGTGACTTCCTGGGACTCGACGACCTGACGAGCCTGAAGATGGAACACTACGTGGGGACGGCCCAGAAATCGGGCGAAGCCGAGGTCCGCTATCCGATGCCGGCAGGATCCGTCGAGGGCAAGGACGTGCTGATCATCGACGACATCGCCGACACCGGCGGGTCGATCAGTCGGGCCCACGAGTACGTCACCGACCGGGACTGCGGCGAGGTGCGGACGGCGACGCTGCAGTTGCTCGACACGAGCGAGTTCCAGCCCGACTTCGTCGGCGAGCGCCTGGAGGAGTGGACCTGGGTCGTCTACCCCTGGAACTTCATCGAAGACATGATCGAACTCGTCGAGGGCGCGATGGAGCGGGCCGACGAGGACGTGCTCGAAGAGGAGGCCGTCCGCGGCCTGCTCCGGACGTATCACGACGTCGACCGCATCGAGATGGAGATCGCCCAGCCCGACCGTCTCGGAGAGGTCCTGACCGAGATGGAGCGCCGCGACGTGGTCGACTGGACCGGCGACGGCTGGTCCCTCGTCGAGTGA
- a CDS encoding AEC family transporter — protein sequence MSLLGIFASAILPIIAIAAVGFALGRVKGVQPDALNTVTVYLLAPALVLHSLATSELGGSTILEIVAAVAVFSLAMIVLAEGIGRASGRSEPLLGAFVMVVIFPNVGNFGIPLADFAFGQVGRSVAVLVTAVQGVLLYTLGVYVAARGDEGAVRENVKRVFSLPLVYAVVVALAARWLGVVPATDSTVMQTLELLGNASIPVMLVVLGIQLSSVDVEGALRPVGLASGVKLLAAPAVALAAALLVGFGDATVARVVVLLLAGPTAVTPIILVGAFSGDTDGITASEFVSATVFLTTVASVVTVTALVAILQSGVVI from the coding sequence GTGTCGCTCCTGGGCATCTTCGCGTCGGCCATCCTCCCGATTATCGCCATCGCTGCCGTCGGCTTCGCCCTGGGCCGGGTGAAGGGCGTCCAGCCGGACGCGCTCAACACGGTCACGGTGTACCTGCTCGCGCCCGCGCTCGTCCTCCACAGCCTCGCGACGTCGGAACTCGGCGGGTCGACCATCCTCGAAATCGTGGCCGCCGTCGCCGTCTTCTCGCTCGCGATGATCGTCCTCGCCGAGGGTATCGGTCGCGCGTCGGGCCGATCGGAGCCGCTGCTGGGCGCGTTCGTCATGGTAGTCATCTTCCCGAACGTCGGCAACTTCGGCATCCCGCTGGCGGACTTCGCCTTCGGACAGGTCGGACGCAGCGTCGCCGTCCTCGTCACCGCCGTCCAGGGCGTCCTGCTCTACACCCTCGGCGTCTACGTCGCGGCCCGGGGAGACGAGGGCGCCGTCCGCGAGAACGTCAAGCGCGTGTTCTCCCTCCCCCTCGTCTACGCCGTCGTCGTCGCGCTCGCGGCGCGCTGGCTGGGCGTCGTCCCGGCGACCGACTCGACGGTGATGCAGACGCTCGAACTGCTCGGGAACGCGTCGATCCCGGTGATGCTCGTCGTGCTGGGTATCCAGCTCTCCAGTGTCGACGTCGAGGGGGCGCTCCGCCCCGTGGGCCTCGCGAGCGGGGTCAAGCTCCTCGCGGCTCCCGCAGTCGCGCTGGCCGCGGCGCTCCTCGTCGGCTTCGGCGACGCCACGGTCGCCCGCGTCGTCGTGTTACTCCTCGCGGGCCCGACCGCGGTGACACCGATCATCCTCGTCGGTGCCTTCAGCGGCGACACCGACGGTATCACCGCCAGTGAGTTCGTCAGCGCGACCGTGTTCCTGACGACCGTCGCGAGCGTGGTCACTGTCACCGCGCTGGTCGCGATTCTCCAGTCCGGCGTCGTGATCTGA
- a CDS encoding segregation/condensation protein A, translating to MIDGGGDGEDGEDSGDRNDDIPLNIAGHDDRERPGGSSDAAELFGASDDSDEESDTASDAETTATETDDAESEADEDEDENVEPVEVLVQLADEGEIDPWDIDVVRVTDKFLHVLDAQDLRTSGRALFYASVLIRMKSDAMLADDDEEEAEQVEPWEQAMGEDAPIDEPDPFASLEQEMDRRLERRRARGMPQTLDELVRDLRDAERESWWKESREYDTSDSPQGFQRGTQELDYRSADDLRMDDEPTEDDVTGTTHAENMDDIIDAVYEVLREHYDAGRDEVLYREVHLAGGSRVETYLGLLFLSHRGRVRLQQDELFGDLWVQDPAAPTGSEEAFAD from the coding sequence ATGATTGACGGAGGTGGAGACGGCGAGGACGGCGAGGACAGTGGGGACAGGAACGACGACATCCCACTGAACATCGCGGGCCACGATGATCGGGAACGGCCTGGTGGTAGTTCCGACGCGGCAGAACTCTTCGGCGCGAGCGACGATAGCGACGAGGAGTCTGACACTGCTTCGGACGCCGAAACCACGGCAACTGAGACAGATGACGCGGAATCCGAGGCCGACGAAGACGAAGACGAGAACGTCGAACCGGTCGAGGTACTCGTCCAGCTGGCAGACGAGGGCGAGATCGACCCGTGGGACATCGACGTCGTGCGGGTGACGGACAAGTTCCTGCACGTCCTCGACGCCCAGGACCTGCGGACGTCGGGGCGGGCGCTGTTCTACGCCTCCGTTCTCATCAGGATGAAGAGCGACGCGATGCTCGCCGACGACGACGAGGAAGAGGCCGAACAGGTCGAGCCCTGGGAGCAGGCGATGGGCGAGGACGCGCCCATCGACGAGCCCGACCCCTTCGCCTCGCTCGAACAGGAGATGGACCGGCGCCTCGAACGCCGGCGGGCACGCGGGATGCCCCAGACGCTGGACGAGCTGGTGCGGGACCTGCGGGACGCCGAGCGCGAGTCGTGGTGGAAAGAGTCCAGGGAGTACGACACGAGCGACTCCCCGCAGGGGTTCCAGCGCGGGACCCAGGAACTGGACTACCGGTCGGCCGACGACCTGCGGATGGACGACGAGCCGACGGAGGACGACGTCACCGGCACCACGCACGCGGAGAACATGGACGACATCATCGACGCCGTCTACGAGGTGCTGCGCGAGCACTACGACGCCGGCCGCGACGAGGTGCTCTACCGCGAGGTCCACCTGGCCGGCGGGTCGCGCGTCGAGACGTACCTCGGCCTGCTCTTCCTCTCCCACCGCGGCCGCGTCCGCCTCCAGCAGGACGAACTGTTCGGCGACCTGTGGGTGCAGGACCCCGCCGCGCCGACGGGGTCGGAAGAAGCGTTCGCGGACTGA
- the smc gene encoding chromosome segregation protein SMC has protein sequence MHIKELVLDNFKSFGRKTRIPFYEDFTVVTGPNGSGKSNIIDSVLFALGLARTSGIRAEKLTDLIYNPRDAEDEDDFGGEREASVEVILDNSDRKLQRSQVINAAGTEDVGNVDEISIRRRVKQTEDNYYSYYYINGRSVNLSDIQDLLSQAGVTPEGYNVVMQGDVTEIINMTPGARREIIDEIAGVAEFDQKKEAAFEELEVVQERIDEAELRIEEKQNRLDQLEDERETALKYQSLREEKEEYEGYRKAAELEDKREELEEIESEIDELEDELAGLQEELDQRQGTVVRLEEDLEDLNAEIERKGEDEQLAIKREIEEIKGDISRLEDKIETAEEKVEDAENTRRQAFVQIDRKQETIDDLESDIRERKVEKSNVKAEIQEKEVELEEVQQRIDEVGDEFEEVKTELEDKRADLEEAKSAKNDLQREQDRLIDEARRRSNEQREKKEAIEEAEAEIPDLESEIGDLENELEKAEKNRETITGVVEDLKSEKQELQSTIDDLEDEISAKQQEYAELEARAGQDGDSSYGRAVTSILNAGIEGVHGTVGQLGGVDPDYATACETAAGGRLAHVVVDDDTVGQRGIEYLKSKGAGRATFLPITEMHQRGLGNLPDKDGVIDFAYNLVDFDPEYAGVFSYVLGDTVVVDDIETARDMMGQFRLVTLDGDLVEKSGAMTGGSSSGTRYSFSGGQGKLERVAKKINDLEDERKAVREELRDVEGRLDDARDRQADAADQVREIEADVERKETSIEDAEEKIQRLEEELAEIEEEREAVSDEMDELEAQISEKDETIAGLNADIEELEAEVADSDLPDLTDQKDRINAEIDQLEDRQDDLDADLNELNLEKQYAEDAIDDLHDDIETAQNRKADAQERIAEFESEIEAHREKKSEKESEVEELEEELADLKDEREDLREELQEAKEARDEQQSEVSDVERDLEDAREEEDRLDWEIEELEAQVGDYDPEDVPDHETVQSEIDRLEGEMAKLEPVNMRAIEEYDSVAEDLGELEDKKETLVEEAEQIRERIETYEARKKETFMESYDAIDENFQDIFERLSDGEGRLFLENEEDPFDGGLTMKAQPGDKPIQRLNAMSGGEKSLTALAFIFAIQRHNPAPFYALDEVDAFLDAANAERVGEMVDELAGQAQFVVVSHRSALLDRSERAIGVTMQDNNISAVTGIDLSGDVDIDGDGEVPADD, from the coding sequence ATGCACATCAAAGAGCTCGTCCTTGACAACTTCAAGAGTTTCGGCCGGAAGACGCGGATTCCGTTCTACGAGGATTTCACCGTCGTCACCGGACCGAACGGGTCGGGGAAGTCGAACATCATCGACTCCGTCCTGTTCGCGCTCGGCCTGGCCCGCACGTCGGGTATCCGGGCCGAGAAGCTGACGGATCTCATCTACAACCCGCGGGACGCCGAGGACGAGGACGACTTCGGCGGCGAGCGCGAGGCCAGCGTCGAGGTCATCCTCGACAACTCCGACCGCAAGCTCCAGCGCTCGCAGGTGATCAACGCCGCCGGCACCGAAGACGTCGGTAACGTCGACGAGATATCCATCCGTCGGCGCGTCAAACAGACCGAGGACAACTACTACTCCTACTACTACATCAACGGCCGCTCGGTCAACCTCTCCGACATCCAGGACCTGCTCTCGCAGGCGGGCGTCACGCCCGAGGGGTACAACGTCGTGATGCAGGGCGACGTCACCGAGATCATCAACATGACCCCCGGCGCTCGCCGGGAGATCATCGACGAGATTGCGGGCGTCGCCGAGTTCGACCAGAAGAAGGAGGCGGCCTTCGAGGAACTCGAGGTCGTCCAGGAGCGCATCGACGAAGCCGAGTTGCGGATCGAGGAGAAGCAGAACCGCCTCGACCAGCTCGAAGACGAGCGGGAGACCGCGCTGAAGTACCAGAGCCTCCGCGAGGAGAAAGAGGAGTACGAGGGGTACCGCAAGGCGGCCGAACTCGAAGACAAGCGCGAGGAACTCGAGGAGATCGAATCGGAGATCGACGAGCTCGAAGACGAACTCGCCGGGCTCCAGGAGGAGCTCGACCAGCGCCAGGGCACCGTCGTCCGCCTGGAAGAGGATCTGGAAGACCTGAACGCGGAGATCGAACGCAAGGGCGAGGACGAACAGCTCGCCATCAAGCGGGAGATCGAAGAGATCAAAGGCGACATCTCCCGCCTGGAGGACAAGATCGAGACCGCCGAGGAGAAGGTCGAAGACGCCGAAAACACCCGCCGGCAGGCGTTCGTCCAGATCGACCGCAAGCAGGAGACCATCGACGACCTGGAGAGCGACATCCGCGAGCGGAAAGTCGAGAAGTCCAACGTGAAAGCGGAGATCCAGGAGAAAGAAGTCGAACTCGAGGAGGTCCAGCAGCGGATCGACGAGGTCGGCGACGAGTTCGAGGAAGTCAAGACCGAACTCGAGGACAAGCGGGCGGATCTGGAGGAGGCTAAATCGGCAAAAAACGACCTCCAGCGCGAGCAGGACCGCCTCATCGACGAGGCCCGCCGCCGCTCGAACGAGCAACGGGAGAAGAAGGAGGCCATCGAGGAGGCCGAAGCAGAGATCCCCGACCTCGAATCCGAGATCGGCGACCTCGAGAACGAACTGGAGAAGGCCGAGAAGAACCGGGAGACCATCACCGGCGTCGTCGAGGATCTCAAGAGCGAGAAACAGGAGCTCCAGTCGACGATCGACGACCTGGAGGACGAAATCTCCGCGAAACAGCAGGAGTACGCAGAACTCGAAGCGAGAGCGGGCCAGGACGGCGACTCCTCGTACGGCCGCGCGGTCACGTCCATCCTCAACGCCGGCATCGAGGGCGTCCACGGCACCGTCGGCCAGCTCGGCGGCGTCGACCCCGACTACGCGACGGCCTGTGAGACCGCCGCGGGCGGACGGCTCGCCCACGTCGTCGTCGACGACGACACCGTCGGCCAGCGCGGTATCGAGTACCTCAAGTCGAAGGGCGCCGGGCGGGCGACCTTCCTGCCAATCACCGAGATGCACCAGCGCGGGCTGGGGAACCTGCCCGACAAAGACGGAGTAATCGACTTCGCGTACAACCTCGTCGACTTCGACCCGGAGTACGCGGGCGTGTTCTCCTACGTGCTGGGCGACACCGTCGTCGTCGACGACATCGAGACGGCCCGGGACATGATGGGCCAGTTCCGCCTCGTCACGCTCGACGGCGACCTCGTCGAGAAGTCCGGCGCGATGACCGGTGGCTCCTCCTCCGGGACTCGCTACTCCTTCTCCGGCGGCCAGGGCAAACTGGAGCGGGTCGCGAAGAAGATCAACGACCTCGAGGACGAGCGCAAGGCGGTCCGCGAGGAACTGCGAGACGTCGAGGGGCGCCTCGACGACGCCCGCGACCGCCAGGCCGACGCGGCCGACCAGGTCCGGGAGATCGAGGCCGACGTCGAGCGCAAGGAGACGTCCATCGAGGACGCGGAAGAGAAGATCCAGCGTCTCGAAGAGGAACTCGCAGAGATCGAAGAGGAACGCGAGGCCGTCTCCGACGAGATGGACGAACTGGAGGCCCAGATATCGGAGAAGGACGAGACAATCGCCGGGCTGAACGCCGACATCGAGGAGCTGGAGGCCGAGGTCGCCGACTCCGACCTCCCGGATCTGACCGACCAGAAGGACCGGATCAACGCCGAGATCGACCAGCTGGAGGACCGCCAGGACGACCTCGACGCGGACCTCAACGAACTGAACCTGGAAAAGCAGTACGCGGAGGACGCCATCGACGACCTCCACGATGACATCGAGACGGCCCAGAACCGGAAGGCCGACGCCCAGGAGCGCATCGCGGAGTTCGAATCGGAGATCGAAGCGCACCGCGAGAAGAAATCCGAGAAGGAGTCCGAGGTCGAGGAACTCGAAGAAGAGCTGGCCGACCTCAAGGACGAACGGGAGGACCTGCGCGAGGAACTCCAGGAGGCCAAGGAGGCCCGCGACGAACAGCAATCGGAAGTCAGCGACGTCGAGCGCGACCTCGAGGACGCCCGCGAGGAAGAGGACCGCCTGGACTGGGAGATCGAGGAACTCGAAGCGCAGGTCGGCGACTACGACCCCGAAGACGTCCCCGACCACGAGACGGTCCAGTCCGAGATCGACCGTCTCGAAGGCGAGATGGCGAAGCTCGAACCGGTCAACATGCGCGCCATCGAGGAGTACGACAGCGTCGCCGAGGACCTGGGTGAGCTCGAGGACAAGAAGGAGACGCTCGTCGAGGAGGCCGAACAGATCCGCGAGCGCATCGAGACCTACGAGGCCCGGAAGAAGGAGACGTTCATGGAGTCCTACGACGCCATCGACGAGAACTTCCAGGACATCTTCGAGCGCCTCTCCGACGGCGAGGGTCGACTGTTCCTCGAGAACGAGGAGGACCCCTTCGACGGCGGGCTGACGATGAAGGCCCAGCCCGGCGACAAGCCCATCCAGCGGCTCAACGCGATGTCCGGCGGGGAGAAGTCACTGACCGCGCTCGCGTTCATCTTCGCCATCCAGCGCCACAACCCCGCGCCGTTCTACGCGCTCGACGAGGTCGACGCCTTCCTCGACGCCGCCAACGCCGAGCGCGTCGGCGAGATGGTCGACGAACTCGCGGGGCAGGCCCAGTTCGTCGTCGTCTCCCACCGCTCGGCCCTGCTCGACCGCTCCGAGCGCGCCATCGGGGTGACGATGCAGGACAACAACATCAGCGCCGTCACCGGCATCGACCTCTCGGGTGACGTGGACATCGACGGCGACGGGGAGGTGCCCGCAGATGATTGA
- a CDS encoding DUF7518 family protein: protein MCGNRVEELESRVKELEASVEGLTDELVECKVRLRELENAVDTDIGLSDDSSGSAGESTPNSTQTDTTPAAEQGGADTHKAEDATTEDNREESEADSGSDIIVA from the coding sequence ATGTGCGGTAACCGTGTCGAGGAACTCGAATCGCGCGTGAAGGAACTCGAAGCGTCCGTCGAAGGGCTCACCGACGAACTCGTCGAGTGCAAGGTCCGCCTCCGCGAACTGGAGAACGCCGTCGACACCGATATCGGACTCAGCGACGACAGCTCCGGGTCCGCTGGCGAGTCGACGCCGAACAGTACGCAGACGGACACTACGCCGGCAGCGGAGCAGGGAGGAGCCGACACACATAAAGCCGAGGACGCCACAACTGAGGACAACCGGGAGGAAAGCGAGGCCGACTCCGGCTCCGACATCATCGTCGCGTAG